A part of Desulfotomaculum nigrificans DSM 574 genomic DNA contains:
- a CDS encoding 4Fe-4S dicluster domain-containing protein, whose amino-acid sequence MYVVSISADKCEGCGECIDACPAGILGMVDGKAQVTGAETDCMGCETCVVTCPNEACSLQEM is encoded by the coding sequence ATGTATGTTGTTTCCATCAGTGCCGATAAGTGCGAAGGCTGTGGCGAATGCATCGATGCTTGTCCGGCTGGCATCCTCGGCATGGTTGATGGCAAAGCCCAGGTGACCGGCGCAGAAACAGATTGCATGGGCTGTGAAACCTGTGTTGTAACTTGCCCTAACGAAGCATGCTCCCTGCAGGAAATGTAA
- a CDS encoding YlbF family regulator has translation MSVYQMAVELGKKLSTTPEYARVQETQQAVRENQEARALVKDFQDLQKAYNRMQMMGHQLTKENLEKLAELEKRASAHPLVKDYLDAQNAFYEVVNMVNLKIQEGLTGRSFSEEAEPQEHGGCSCSANDSGICGSCSGC, from the coding sequence ATGTCGGTTTACCAAATGGCCGTAGAATTAGGCAAAAAATTATCCACTACTCCGGAATATGCCAGGGTACAGGAAACTCAGCAGGCGGTCAGAGAAAACCAGGAAGCCCGGGCCCTGGTTAAGGATTTTCAAGATTTGCAAAAGGCCTATAACCGGATGCAAATGATGGGTCACCAGCTGACCAAAGAAAACCTGGAAAAATTAGCCGAACTGGAAAAGCGTGCATCGGCCCATCCTCTGGTTAAGGATTATCTGGATGCCCAAAACGCTTTTTATGAAGTGGTTAATATGGTTAATCTTAAGATACAAGAGGGACTCACAGGCAGGTCGTTCAGCGAAGAGGCAGAGCCGCAGGAACATGGCGGTTGCAGCTGTTCTGCCAACGACAGCGGTATCTGCGGTTCCTGTTCCGGATGTTAG
- a CDS encoding TRAP transporter permease encodes MTKHNLTTPEDSINIEEFMAKYDRESDYRRFSGLDGKIVAVIAIAFSLFQLYTAIFGVLDAQIQRAVHLSFALALVYLLYPARRSWSRNHLHWIDVILAIIAVAMPLYIVVFYNDLVLRAGLVTPTDMVVGTLGVLLIMEAARRVVGWPIVIVATGFVAYAFAGPYLPGVFAHQGTNLEQLVGHLFYTTEGIFGIPLGVSSTFIFLFILFGAYLEKTGLGKFFIDLANAIAGWASGGPAKVAVLSSALMGTVSGSSVGNVAGTGSFTIPMMKSLGYRPEFAGAVEAAASTGGQLMPPIMGAAAFLMAEFVGVPYIDIVKAAAIPAVLYFTGIWIGVHLEAKRTGLKGIPREQLPKIGQILLERGHLALPLAAIIYLLVSGKTPMMAALWAIVLAVAASMLRRSTRISFMDIIKGLEEGARAAVGVVIACATAGIIIGVVTKTGLGLKLGSALIDLAHGQLLPTLVFTMVTSLILGMGVPTTANYVITSTIAAPTLVQLGVPVLAAHMFVFYFGIIADVTPPVALAAFAGSGIARSDPMKTAFNASKLAIAAFLIPYIFVMSPSLLMVNTTLPKVLMMTVTSLVGMTAVAAALSGYLLTRTRLLDQVLFFIGGLLLIDPHTITDLIGLLLLICAFIMQRVRYQKQKQPSVSAN; translated from the coding sequence TTGACTAAGCATAATTTGACAACACCGGAGGACAGCATAAATATTGAAGAGTTCATGGCCAAATACGACCGGGAGTCTGATTACAGGCGTTTTAGCGGACTTGACGGCAAGATCGTGGCGGTTATCGCCATAGCCTTTTCCCTGTTCCAACTTTACACAGCCATTTTCGGGGTGTTAGATGCCCAAATACAACGGGCGGTTCACCTTTCCTTTGCGCTGGCCCTGGTCTACCTTTTGTATCCGGCCCGTCGCAGCTGGTCCCGTAACCATTTGCACTGGATTGATGTTATACTAGCTATAATTGCTGTGGCCATGCCCCTGTACATTGTGGTGTTCTACAATGACCTGGTGTTGCGAGCCGGTTTGGTCACCCCCACTGATATGGTAGTGGGTACCCTGGGAGTGCTTTTAATTATGGAAGCCGCCCGCCGGGTAGTGGGCTGGCCCATTGTCATTGTGGCCACCGGCTTTGTGGCCTATGCCTTTGCCGGGCCTTACCTGCCCGGAGTCTTTGCCCATCAGGGCACCAACCTGGAACAACTGGTGGGGCACCTGTTCTACACCACAGAAGGGATATTTGGTATTCCCCTGGGTGTATCATCGACCTTTATTTTCCTGTTCATTTTGTTTGGGGCCTATTTGGAAAAGACCGGGCTGGGCAAGTTCTTTATTGACCTGGCCAATGCCATTGCCGGTTGGGCCAGCGGAGGCCCGGCCAAAGTAGCGGTACTCTCCAGTGCCCTGATGGGCACTGTTTCCGGCAGTTCCGTAGGTAACGTAGCGGGGACCGGCAGCTTTACCATTCCCATGATGAAAAGCCTGGGTTACCGGCCGGAATTTGCCGGTGCCGTAGAAGCAGCTGCTTCCACCGGAGGCCAGTTGATGCCGCCAATTATGGGTGCGGCAGCCTTCTTAATGGCTGAGTTTGTAGGTGTGCCTTATATTGATATAGTAAAGGCAGCTGCTATCCCGGCCGTACTTTACTTTACCGGTATCTGGATTGGTGTCCACCTGGAGGCCAAAAGAACAGGACTTAAAGGCATTCCCCGGGAGCAGTTGCCTAAAATTGGCCAGATACTGTTAGAAAGAGGGCACCTGGCCCTACCCCTGGCTGCCATTATTTATTTGCTGGTCAGCGGTAAAACCCCCATGATGGCTGCCCTGTGGGCCATTGTCCTGGCCGTTGCTGCTTCCATGCTGCGTAGATCCACCCGGATTTCCTTTATGGATATCATTAAAGGATTAGAAGAGGGGGCCCGGGCTGCCGTAGGTGTGGTAATTGCCTGTGCCACTGCCGGTATCATCATCGGCGTAGTGACCAAGACAGGTCTTGGCCTGAAACTTGGTTCAGCCTTGATTGATCTGGCCCATGGTCAGTTGCTGCCCACCCTGGTCTTTACCATGGTTACATCCCTGATATTAGGGATGGGTGTACCCACCACAGCTAACTATGTAATTACCTCCACCATTGCGGCGCCCACCTTAGTTCAATTGGGGGTACCGGTGCTGGCAGCTCATATGTTTGTGTTCTACTTTGGTATCATTGCGGACGTTACCCCGCCGGTGGCCCTGGCAGCCTTTGCCGGTTCCGGTATCGCCAGAAGCGACCCGATGAAAACGGCATTTAACGCTTCCAAACTGGCCATTGCCGCCTTTTTAATACCTTATATTTTTGTCATGTCGCCATCCCTGTTGATGGTTAACACCACCCTGCCAAAGGTATTAATGATGACGGTAACCTCACTGGTAGGGATGACTGCCGTGGCAGCAGCCCTTTCCGGTTACCTGTTAACCAGGACTCGTTTACTGGATCAAGTTCTGTTTTTCATTGGCGGGCTGTTACTAATTGACCCGCATACCATTACCGACCTGATTGGCTTGCTGCTGCTGATCTGTGCCTTTATCATGCAACGGGTAAGGTATCAAAAACAAAAACAACCATCTGTCAGTGCTAACTAA
- a CDS encoding DUF1850 domain-containing protein — protein sequence MTGWFRQRARAVAAGLVLIILLLLFLVPLPTLLVSEQAGSPVLMLPMLFDKTCSLEYIHSVLKTPVRENFVLAPGNQLQLTSTTFKAYGVGTPYLPSEGKLENHHGEFVLTGLKRRFKEINLGFVPLNKQVLVYRGKKYPFSSYFKADSLVKIQVKPCTVAKIIWQMTLGGR from the coding sequence ATGACCGGTTGGTTCAGGCAGCGGGCCAGGGCAGTGGCGGCGGGATTGGTCTTAATCATCCTGCTGCTCCTGTTTTTGGTGCCGCTGCCTACCTTGCTGGTGAGTGAGCAGGCAGGTAGCCCGGTTTTAATGCTGCCAATGCTATTTGATAAAACCTGTTCCCTTGAATATATTCACTCGGTATTAAAGACCCCGGTGCGTGAGAACTTCGTGTTGGCACCGGGGAATCAGTTGCAATTGACATCCACCACCTTTAAGGCCTATGGCGTAGGAACTCCGTATTTGCCCTCTGAAGGCAAACTGGAGAACCATCACGGGGAGTTTGTGCTTACAGGTCTAAAACGCCGGTTTAAAGAAATTAACCTTGGTTTTGTGCCATTGAACAAGCAAGTTTTAGTGTACCGGGGTAAAAAGTATCCTTTTAGCAGTTATTTTAAAGCCGATTCATTAGTTAAAATACAGGTAAAACCATGCACCGTAGCAAAAATCATTTGGCAGATGACCCTGGGAGGGAGGTAA
- a CDS encoding TAXI family TRAP transporter solute-binding subunit, with the protein MLKLTKRGLALLVALAMLALIAGCGSSTGEQKADQKAAGKKFINIATGGTAGVYYPLGGAIAEILNKNIPGANATAQSTGASVANINMLTNGSVQLAFVQNDIAYYAANGTEMFKDKKVNGLKALATIYPETVQIVTLEKNGIKSIADLKGKKVAVGAAGSSVTANARQVLEAYGITFNDITPQYLSFAEAANGLKDGNIDAAFVTAGFPTAAIQDIAAQHKVVLLSIDNDKAEQLVKKYPYYTKITIPAKTYPNQEQDVIALGTKAMLVVTDKMDEQTAYDITKAIFTNLEQLKAAHSVGKFISKESAKDGLSIPMHPGAEKYFNEK; encoded by the coding sequence ATGTTAAAATTAACTAAACGTGGACTTGCTTTACTGGTGGCACTGGCTATGTTAGCACTAATTGCTGGTTGTGGTTCTTCTACCGGTGAGCAAAAGGCTGATCAAAAGGCTGCCGGTAAAAAGTTTATCAATATCGCCACCGGCGGTACCGCTGGGGTTTATTATCCATTGGGCGGCGCCATTGCGGAAATTCTGAATAAGAATATCCCCGGGGCCAATGCCACTGCCCAATCAACCGGTGCATCCGTGGCCAACATCAATATGTTAACCAATGGCAGTGTGCAATTAGCCTTTGTGCAAAACGACATTGCTTACTATGCCGCCAATGGTACCGAAATGTTTAAAGATAAAAAGGTCAACGGGTTAAAGGCCCTGGCCACCATTTATCCCGAAACCGTACAGATTGTCACTTTAGAGAAAAACGGCATCAAGAGCATTGCTGACCTGAAGGGTAAAAAAGTAGCCGTGGGCGCCGCCGGGAGCAGTGTTACTGCCAATGCCCGGCAGGTATTAGAAGCTTACGGCATCACCTTTAACGACATCACCCCGCAGTACCTGTCCTTCGCTGAAGCAGCCAACGGTCTGAAGGACGGTAACATTGATGCTGCCTTTGTTACCGCCGGTTTCCCCACCGCGGCCATTCAGGATATTGCGGCGCAACATAAGGTAGTATTGCTGTCCATTGATAATGATAAAGCTGAGCAACTGGTTAAGAAATATCCTTACTACACCAAAATAACTATCCCGGCCAAAACCTATCCTAACCAGGAGCAGGATGTAATAGCCCTGGGTACCAAGGCTATGCTGGTGGTAACCGATAAGATGGATGAGCAAACTGCTTATGACATTACCAAGGCTATTTTTACTAACCTGGAACAACTGAAAGCCGCTCACTCCGTAGGTAAATTCATCAGCAAGGAATCTGCTAAAGACGGTCTGTCCATCCCCATGCATCCTGGTGCAGAGAAATACTTTAACGAGAAGTAA
- a CDS encoding RsmF rRNA methyltransferase first C-terminal domain-containing protein yields the protein MTQLPVQFIQRMRETMTEEEFTSFMASYQERPRQGLRLNPLKIDRAEFVARMPFSLTPVPWCDTGFYYSEADRPGKHPYHAAGLYYIQEPSAMAVVEVLQPEAGDKVLDLCAAPGGKATHIAGCLGHTGLLVANEINAKRARALSENLERWGARHILVTNEQPEKLAGRFAGFFDKIVVDAPCSGEGMFRKLPEACTDWSEAKVAQCAVIQKDILPLAGRMLKPGGLMVYSTCTFSRAENEEQIENFLGNHPEFTLEPVPKASFFQPGDLPDTVRLWPHKISGEGHFIARLRKSGEPTKGKINQPREKPIPREVRRLLESFSQDVLGFVPQGRYVLFGDQLYIMPDALPDLNRLKIVRAGWHLGTVKKDRFEPAHALAMALPAGRWQRSISLDPDSQEVYRYLKGESLPVQSGEQGWTVVTVDGYPLGWGKLVRGQLKNHYPKGLRWL from the coding sequence ATGACTCAATTACCGGTGCAGTTTATCCAAAGAATGAGAGAAACCATGACTGAAGAGGAATTTACCTCATTTATGGCCAGCTATCAAGAAAGGCCCCGGCAAGGTCTCAGGCTAAACCCGCTCAAGATTGACCGGGCGGAGTTTGTGGCCCGCATGCCCTTTTCCCTCACCCCGGTGCCCTGGTGTGATACCGGTTTTTATTACAGTGAGGCAGACCGCCCCGGTAAGCACCCCTACCATGCTGCCGGCCTCTACTATATCCAGGAACCCAGTGCCATGGCGGTGGTAGAAGTATTGCAGCCTGAGGCAGGAGACAAAGTCCTTGACTTATGTGCCGCCCCGGGGGGTAAAGCCACCCATATCGCCGGCTGCCTGGGCCATACCGGTTTGCTGGTGGCCAATGAGATAAATGCTAAAAGGGCCAGGGCCCTATCGGAAAATCTTGAACGCTGGGGGGCCCGCCATATTCTGGTGACTAATGAGCAACCGGAAAAACTGGCGGGACGGTTTGCCGGTTTCTTCGATAAAATTGTGGTGGATGCTCCATGCTCGGGGGAGGGGATGTTTCGTAAGCTGCCCGAAGCCTGTACGGACTGGTCCGAGGCCAAGGTTGCCCAATGCGCTGTCATACAAAAGGATATTCTTCCCCTGGCCGGGCGGATGCTAAAACCGGGCGGGCTGATGGTCTATTCCACCTGCACCTTCTCCCGGGCCGAGAATGAGGAGCAAATTGAAAATTTTCTAGGGAACCACCCCGAGTTCACACTGGAGCCGGTACCCAAGGCCTCCTTTTTTCAGCCGGGGGATCTGCCTGATACGGTGCGTCTGTGGCCCCATAAGATATCAGGTGAAGGACATTTCATCGCCCGCCTGCGAAAAAGCGGCGAGCCTACTAAGGGAAAAATCAATCAGCCCAGGGAAAAGCCCATTCCCCGGGAAGTGCGCCGGCTGTTAGAGTCCTTTAGTCAGGATGTACTGGGGTTTGTGCCCCAGGGCCGGTATGTCTTGTTCGGTGACCAGCTCTATATCATGCCGGATGCCTTGCCGGATCTTAACCGCTTAAAAATTGTCCGGGCCGGCTGGCACCTGGGTACCGTTAAAAAGGATAGATTTGAACCCGCCCACGCCCTGGCCATGGCCCTCCCGGCAGGCCGGTGGCAGCGCAGTATTAGTTTAGACCCGGACAGCCAAGAGGTTTACCGCTATCTAAAAGGAGAAAGCCTGCCGGTACAGAGTGGTGAACAGGGTTGGACAGTGGTTACCGTGGACGGTTATCCCCTGGGTTGGGGGAAATTGGTCCGGGGACAACTAAAAAATCATTATCCAAAGGGGCTCAGGTGGTTGTAG
- a CDS encoding AbrB family transcriptional regulator: MVYQTPGADPKLKHNRIKKHTLGGNIAVVAFSLAVGYLLAFLHGLKLMDTFLSTSPGGMAEMGVTAVPVHANVSLITGYQMFRLLFILFVVPPLLKRWLGCVARSKSHNTV; the protein is encoded by the coding sequence TTGGTTTATCAAACGCCAGGGGCTGACCCAAAATTAAAGCATAACAGAATTAAGAAGCATACCCTGGGCGGAAATATTGCGGTAGTAGCCTTTTCATTAGCTGTAGGTTATCTGCTTGCTTTTCTGCACGGGTTAAAGTTAATGGACACTTTTTTAAGTACTTCGCCCGGTGGCATGGCCGAGATGGGAGTGACAGCCGTACCGGTTCACGCCAATGTATCCTTAATCACCGGTTATCAAATGTTTCGGCTGTTGTTTATTTTATTTGTCGTCCCGCCGCTGCTAAAACGGTGGTTGGGCTGTGTGGCCAGGAGTAAGTCACATAACACCGTCTAA
- the nudC gene encoding NAD(+) diphosphatase has product MVSAYWLLFNGNNLLIKVVDETVIFPVTDDLKTLNIEIERKHYIGKLHNNPCYVAEVTGVPPLPDGFNFIGMRQLFETIDESLFRVAGQAYEIINWDCTQRFCGRCGTLNEDKKDERAKICPNCGLVSFPRISPAVIVAVIKDNQILLARNKKFTSNYYSVIAGFVEAGETLEECIKREIREEVGIEVKNIKYFGSQPWPFPDSLMMAFTAEYDAGEITVDNHEILEAHWFTADNLPDLPNKKTIARQLIDWFIKRQGLTQN; this is encoded by the coding sequence ATGGTATCTGCCTATTGGCTTTTGTTTAACGGCAACAATCTGCTTATAAAAGTGGTTGATGAAACGGTTATATTTCCGGTGACAGATGATTTAAAAACATTAAATATTGAGATCGAGAGGAAACATTATATTGGAAAGCTACACAACAACCCTTGCTATGTGGCAGAAGTTACCGGTGTGCCGCCCCTGCCGGACGGTTTTAATTTTATCGGGATGCGCCAATTATTCGAAACGATAGATGAAAGTTTGTTTCGGGTAGCAGGTCAGGCATATGAGATTATCAATTGGGATTGCACGCAGCGGTTTTGTGGCCGCTGTGGTACCCTTAACGAGGATAAAAAAGATGAGCGGGCCAAGATATGCCCGAACTGCGGGTTGGTTAGTTTCCCCCGTATTTCCCCCGCCGTCATCGTGGCTGTCATTAAAGATAACCAAATACTGCTGGCCAGAAATAAAAAATTCACCTCAAATTATTACAGTGTTATTGCCGGTTTTGTGGAAGCGGGGGAAACATTAGAGGAATGTATTAAGCGGGAAATCCGGGAGGAAGTTGGCATTGAGGTTAAAAACATAAAATATTTTGGCAGTCAGCCCTGGCCCTTTCCCGATTCACTGATGATGGCCTTTACGGCGGAATATGATGCCGGTGAAATTACCGTGGACAATCATGAAATTTTAGAGGCCCACTGGTTTACGGCTGATAATTTGCCGGATTTACCGAATAAAAAGACCATCGCCAGGCAATTAATCGATTGGTTTATCAAACGCCAGGGGCTGACCCAAAATTAA